The sequence CGCGAGTTCCCGAAACATGACAAGAGATGTGGATTACTTATGAGCAAGGAAACACGGACGTATCTACTCCTGACGGGATTGGCCTTGAGCCTCTTTGCGCTCATGGCGTCGGCGCGCAGATTCAACCTGCCCGGAAATCATGAGGGCTATGAGCCGGCGCAGCCGATCGCGTTCTCGCACCGCCTGCATGCGGGCGAACTGGCGATCGATTGCTTGTACTGCCACTCTGGCGCGGACAGGAGCCGCCACGCGGGTATCCCGTCAGCAAATGTATGCAT comes from Candidatus Hydrogenedentota bacterium and encodes:
- a CDS encoding cytochrome c3 family protein is translated as MSKETRTYLLLTGLALSLFALMASARRFNLPGNHEGYEPAQPIAFSHRLHAGELAIDCLYCHSGADRSRHAGIPSANVCMNCHKFVTATLGALQAEEIAAKETGRPVAPIISPELAKLYDALGLDETRERDPGKPQKPI